The Myroides fluvii region AATCGACAAGGGGAGGATAGAGGAACACAATACAGAAGTGAAATTTTTTATTTTGATGAGGAGCAAAAACAAACCGCTTTAGAATATATTGGGATTCTTACTGATGAAAAAGTATTTGACCAACCGATTGTTACTCAACTTAGTCCTGCAACAACGTTCTATGTAGCAGAAGATTATCACAAAAATTACTTTGAACGAAAAGGAACAGAAAATCCATATTGCCAGATGGTAGTGAAACCCAAAGTAGATAAATTCAAAATGCAGTACGCTTCTAAACTGAAATAATACACACATGCAAAATCAATCTAAGCAACCTAACTCATTAAAAACGAGAAAGCTAATCATGGGTCTCTTTCTCGATTTGATTGGAATGCTCAGTTATTTACTACCGGGATTAGGTGAATTTAGCGATGTCATCTGGGCGCCTATATCCGCTTTTATTTTGGCGAAAATGTATCCAGGTAAAGTCGGTAAAGTTGGAGCTTTAGTTAATTTTATCGAAGAAATATCCCCTGGTTTAGACATCATACCCACATTTACGTTGACTTGGGTGTACACGTATTATTTTCAGAAGAAAAGTTTCTAATAAATATTGTTTTTTATTTTGTTAAAATCATAAACTTTTCTTAACTTTAAAGTGCTTTCAATTGAGGTTGGAAGGTAGAAAAGTATTGATTAACTATAAACCATATTTTTTATGAGAAACTTATTTGTGATTATTTGTAGCGTTTTGTTATTTGTTAGCTGTAAAGAAACGAAAAACAGTAGAGCGCTGGGAGATGAAAACGCAGGAAAAACTTTAATAGGTTGGTATTACTATAATTTAGGAGAGGAAAAGTATGACGATTTAAAGCAATATTTGGACGAAGATTTCTTTAAAACAACTTCTGAGGCAGAGTTCTATAATAAATTAAAGCAACGACAAGCAGAATATGGTCATATTATTAAAGCTGTGTTCCAAGATGGGGATTTAACAGAAGAAAATAAAAAAGAGAAAATTAAAGAATTTGAATTCGAATATAAGGTGCAATATGAGAAAAGTGAGGTGGTAGAAAAATTTCACCTCATCAAAAGAGAGAACGAATTTAAAATTGCTAAAATTGATTTCTAAAATTAGCACATTACAAAATAAAACAATCGTTTGTAGAAAAGAGAAGTTATGCTAAACTTCTCTTTTTTTGTTTATAAACGAGGAAATTAAATATTCTGGGGGTATAAAAGTGTATCTACTGAGAAAACTGTACATTTGTTAGCAAGTATCGAAATTTTATACTTTGAGATAATCCAAAGAAAAAGGTAGAGACTGACACATAAATTATGTTGAAAAACAAATAGTTAAAGGAAATTACGATGGAGTATTTATACCTTTTTATCATATTTTTATTACTCGTTATTGTGGGGATTTTGTTGTATTTCTTGCTACAGTACAACAAACAAAGGGTTGCTTTCGAAAAAGAAAAAGACTTGTTTGATACAAAAATAAAATACCTACAACTGGAAAATCTAGAATCACGGTTAGATCCTCATCTATTTAAAAATATTCTGAATTCGATACAGTCTCATGCATACCAAACCTATTATGCCTTGGATAAGATGGCAGGTGTGTTGGATTATATTTTGTATGATAGTCAACGCAAATTGGTTACTTTAAAAGAAGAGCACGAATTTGCATTGCGCTTGATTGATATTAATAAAATCAAACTGAATCCACTTTTTCGCCTTGATGTTCGTTCGAATATTGGAGAAGTTGAAGCCTTATATGCCGAAGATTTGGTGGCGCCTCTCATCTGTGTAGAGTTGATAGAAAATGCTTTTAAACACGCGGATTTAACTGGAAATGATGCTTTTATAACCATTCTTTTTAAGTTGAAAAACGGGCAATTTGATTTAGTCGTTTCGAATAAAAAATCCTCTAAAGGGTCGTTGAGAAAAGAAAGAGGC contains the following coding sequences:
- the msrA gene encoding peptide-methionine (S)-S-oxide reductase MsrA, encoding MKKAIVAGGCFWCTEAVFKHLKGVIEAVPGYIGGKQANPTYEEVCTGETGHAEAIEIVYDEREIRYTQLLEIFFATHNPTTLNRQGEDRGTQYRSEIFYFDEEQKQTALEYIGILTDEKVFDQPIVTQLSPATTFYVAEDYHKNYFERKGTENPYCQMVVKPKVDKFKMQYASKLK
- a CDS encoding sensor histidine kinase, whose amino-acid sequence is MEYLYLFIIFLLLVIVGILLYFLLQYNKQRVAFEKEKDLFDTKIKYLQLENLESRLDPHLFKNILNSIQSHAYQTYYALDKMAGVLDYILYDSQRKLVTLKEEHEFALRLIDINKIKLNPLFRLDVRSNIGEVEALYAEDLVAPLICVELIENAFKHADLTGNDAFITILFKLKNGQFDLVVSNKKSSKGSLRKERGGYGLSALRERLHLIYGPYYKLEKSEDEQVHSMHLKINLYDFKAKMYTLR